The Panicum hallii strain FIL2 chromosome 9, PHallii_v3.1, whole genome shotgun sequence genome has a window encoding:
- the LOC112874918 gene encoding DNA repair endonuclease UVH1 isoform X5, translating to MLAFEEQVVSDLVEDPNGGLVVLSSGFPLASLAAALLLQLHLHPPPGDATGGGCLLVLSAPDPLKARIRRRLQDRLQVHDVPPDLPAQQRASLYASGAALFLSPRALAADLLTSRLHPSHVRALLLLSAHRSSDTSSDAFIARLLRQRRLLPVYAFSDRPHAMVAGFSKAERAMKSLYIRRLHLWPRFHVLAAADLERAPPDVVDVRVPMTPAMRGIQAAVLAAMDACLKELRRTNKVDVEDLTVDKGLFKSFDEIVRRQLDPIWHTLGKKTKQLVADLRTLRKLLDYLVRPTCRYDAVTYLKYLDTLRVSEGVRSVWILADSSHKIFELAKRRVYQVVRADGMRVSTDNKGTPTKKMKLVHNSTGKGKENENEGSTADKHNTQKVIADVGIVLDEVLEEAPKWKVLRELLQEIAEEQMKGDRENAQDEDESGIVLVTCKDELTCFQLQECISKDPHKVMREEWEKYLLGKAELHGLQKKNKKKSEQPKGFGVLDGEVQMGPNESAGPVSISKLETNALLAAASELRNITKEADVKDGSNVSCTKRELVKGKAKGKSKKTTEKRRGSNRKNRNNEGNDNDQGTAVEAEGQLGKTDEHADIDASKVSTDDDFMLASTSGGACNYSSDFRGLANGKPLPPVQFHALDSDLHILDVWKPSIIIVYHPDITFVREIEVYKAENPSRKLKVYFLFYEDSTEVQKFESSIRRENEAFESLIRQKSLMMIPVDQDGRCIGPTLANEPDPLLCQNSITRKAGGKKAPEKEMQVIVDMREFMSSLPNVLHQKGRDHGTLLQDPSSSHRVLAR from the exons atgcttGCGTTCGAGGAGCAGGTGGTGTCGGACCTGGTAGAGGACCCCAACGGCGGGCTGGTGGTCCTCTCCTCGGGCTTCCCGctcgcctccctcgccgccgccctccttcTCCAGCTACACCTGCACCCGCCCCCCGGCGACGCGACAGGCGGAGGATGCCTCCTCGTCCTCTCTGCCCCGGACCCCCTCAAGGCCcggatccgccgccgcctccaagaCAGGCTGCAGGTCCACGATGTACcccccgacctccccgcccagCAGCGCGCCTCCCTTTATGCCTCTGGCGccgccctcttcctctcccccCGCGCTCTCGCCGCCGACCTCCTCACCTCCCGCCTCCACCCCTCCCACGTCCgggccctcctcctcctctccgccCACCGCTCCTCCGATACCTCCTCTGACGCCTTCAtcgcccgcctcctccgccaacGCCGTCTTCTCCCCGTCTACGCCTTCTCTGACCGCCCCCACGCCATGGTCGCCGGCTTCTCCAAGGCCGAGCGTGCCATGAAGAGCCTCTACATCCGGCGTCTCCATCTCTGGCCCCGCTTCCACGTCCTCGCCGCCGCAGACCTGGAGCGCGCCCCGCCTGACGTGGTCGACGTCCGCGTCCCCATGACGCCTGCCATGAGGGGCATCCAAGCCGCCGTCCTCGCTGCCATGGACGCCTGCCTCAAGGAGCTCAGGCGCACCAACAAGGTGGACGTCGAGGACCTCACCGTTGACAAGGGCCTTTTCAAGTCCTTCGATGAGATCGTCAGGAGGCAGCTCGACCCCATCTGGCACACTCTCGGCAAGAAGACAAAGCAGCTTGTGGCGGACCTCAGGACGCTACGCAAGCTGCTCGATTACCTTGTCAG GCCAACGTGTAGGTATGATGCAGTTACATACTTGAAGTACCTTGACACGCTGAGAGTATCTGAAGGTGTTAGATCAGTTTGGATACTTGCTGACTCAAGCCACAAGATATTTGAGCTTGCAAAAAGGCGTGTTTACCAGGTTGTGAGAGCAGATGGTATGAGGGTTAGCACTGATAACAAGGGCACACCAACAAAGAAGATGAAATTGGTACACAATAGTACCGGTAAGGGAAAAGAAAATG AAAACGAGGGCTCCACTGCAGACAAGCACAACACTCAGAAGGTTATTGCTGATGTGGGCATTGTGTTGGATGAGGTTTTGGAGGAGGCGCCAAAATGGAAAGTGTTACGG GAATTGTTGCAAGAGATAGCAGAAGAACAGATGAAGGGAGATCGTGAGAATGCACAAGATGAAGATGAAAGTGGCATAGTTTTAGTAACATGTAAAGATGAGCTCACATGCTTTCAGCTGCAAGAATGCATATCAAAAGACCCCCATAAG GTTATGCGAGAAGAGTGGGAGAAGTATTTGCTTGGGAAAGCTGAGCTGCATGGATTacagaaaaagaacaagaaaaaaTCTGAGCAACCAAAAGGGTTTGGTGTCCTGGATGGGGAAGTTCAAATGGGGCCTAATGAGAGTGCAGGCCCCGTTAGCATTAGCAAGCTTGAAACTAATGCCTTACTTGCAGCTGCCTCTGAATTAAGAAATATAACTAAGGAAGCTGATGTCAAGGATGGTTCAAATGTCAGCTGCACTAAAAGGGAGTTGGTAAAGGGAAAAGCAAAGGGCAAATCAAAGAAAACCACTGAAAAGAGACGAGGCAGCAATAGAAAAAATAGAAATAACGAGGGAAATGACAACGACCAAGGTACTGCTGTGGAGGCGGAAGGCCAATTAGGCAAAACCGATGAACATGCCGATATCGATGCTTCTAAGGTGTCCACAGATGATGATTTCATGTTGGCCTCTACTTCTGGTGGTGCCTGTAATTATTCATCTGATTTTAGAGGTTTGGCAAATGGCAAGCCACTACCTCCTGTGCAATTTCATGCCCTAGACAGTGACCTGCACATACTTGATGTATGGAAGCCATCTATTATCATTGTTTACCATCCAGATATAACTTTTGTTAGAGAAATTGAAGTATACAAGGCAGAAAACCCATCAAGGAAGTTAAAAGTTTACTTTCTTTTTTATGAAGATTCTACCGAGGTGCAAAAATTTGAATCTAGCATTCGCCGAGAAAATGAAGCATTTGAATCTTTGATAAGACAGAAGTCCCTAATGATGATACCCGTTGATCAG GATGGCCGTTGCATTGGACCAACTCTTGCAAATGAACCGGATCCTCTTTTGTGTCAGAACTCAATCACAAGAAAGGCAGGTGGTAAAAAGGCACCAGAGAAAGAGATGCAG GTTATTGTAGACATGAGAGAGTTCATGAGCAGTCTTCCCAATGTACTACACCAGAAAG GTAGAGATCATGGCACGTTACTACAAGATCCCAGTTCTTCTCATAGAGTTCTCGCAAGATAA
- the LOC112874918 gene encoding DNA repair endonuclease UVH1 isoform X2 has translation MLAFEEQVVSDLVEDPNGGLVVLSSGFPLASLAAALLLQLHLHPPPGDATGGGCLLVLSAPDPLKARIRRRLQDRLQVHDVPPDLPAQQRASLYASGAALFLSPRALAADLLTSRLHPSHVRALLLLSAHRSSDTSSDAFIARLLRQRRLLPVYAFSDRPHAMVAGFSKAERAMKSLYIRRLHLWPRFHVLAAADLERAPPDVVDVRVPMTPAMRGIQAAVLAAMDACLKELRRTNKVDVEDLTVDKGLFKSFDEIVRRQLDPIWHTLGKKTKQLVADLRTLRKLLDYLVRYDAVTYLKYLDTLRVSEGVRSVWILADSSHKIFELAKRRVYQVVRADGMRVSTDNKGTPTKKMKLVHNSTGKGKENENEGSTADKHNTQKVIADVGIVLDEVLEEAPKWKVLRELLQEIAEEQMKGDRENAQDEDESGIVLVTCKDELTCFQLQECISKDPHKVMREEWEKYLLGKAELHGLQKKNKKKSEQPKGFGVLDGEVQMGPNESAGPVSISKLETNALLAAASELRNITKEADVKDGSNVSCTKRELVKGKAKGKSKKTTEKRRGSNRKNRNNEGNDNDQGTAVEAEGQLGKTDEHADIDASKVSTDDDFMLASTSGGACNYSSDFRGLANGKPLPPVQFHALDSDLHILDVWKPSIIIVYHPDITFVREIEVYKAENPSRKLKVYFLFYEDSTEVQKFESSIRRENEAFESLIRQKSLMMIPVDQDGRCIGPTLANEPDPLLCQNSITRKAGGKKAPEKEMQVIVDMREFMSSLPNVLHQKGIRIVPVTLEVGDYVLSPLICVERKSIADLFQSFASGRLYNQVEIMARYYKIPVLLIEFSQDKSFSFQSASEIGDDVSPTNIISKLSLLVLHFPRLRIVWSRSLHATAEIFVSLKTNQDEPDEKKAIRVGVPSEDGIVEDDVRAENYNTSAIEFLRRLPGVTDSNYRAIMDGCNSLAELALLPVEELAGLVGSQKGARTLKEFLDAKCPTML, from the exons atgcttGCGTTCGAGGAGCAGGTGGTGTCGGACCTGGTAGAGGACCCCAACGGCGGGCTGGTGGTCCTCTCCTCGGGCTTCCCGctcgcctccctcgccgccgccctccttcTCCAGCTACACCTGCACCCGCCCCCCGGCGACGCGACAGGCGGAGGATGCCTCCTCGTCCTCTCTGCCCCGGACCCCCTCAAGGCCcggatccgccgccgcctccaagaCAGGCTGCAGGTCCACGATGTACcccccgacctccccgcccagCAGCGCGCCTCCCTTTATGCCTCTGGCGccgccctcttcctctcccccCGCGCTCTCGCCGCCGACCTCCTCACCTCCCGCCTCCACCCCTCCCACGTCCgggccctcctcctcctctccgccCACCGCTCCTCCGATACCTCCTCTGACGCCTTCAtcgcccgcctcctccgccaacGCCGTCTTCTCCCCGTCTACGCCTTCTCTGACCGCCCCCACGCCATGGTCGCCGGCTTCTCCAAGGCCGAGCGTGCCATGAAGAGCCTCTACATCCGGCGTCTCCATCTCTGGCCCCGCTTCCACGTCCTCGCCGCCGCAGACCTGGAGCGCGCCCCGCCTGACGTGGTCGACGTCCGCGTCCCCATGACGCCTGCCATGAGGGGCATCCAAGCCGCCGTCCTCGCTGCCATGGACGCCTGCCTCAAGGAGCTCAGGCGCACCAACAAGGTGGACGTCGAGGACCTCACCGTTGACAAGGGCCTTTTCAAGTCCTTCGATGAGATCGTCAGGAGGCAGCTCGACCCCATCTGGCACACTCTCGGCAAGAAGACAAAGCAGCTTGTGGCGGACCTCAGGACGCTACGCAAGCTGCTCGATTACCTTGTCAG GTATGATGCAGTTACATACTTGAAGTACCTTGACACGCTGAGAGTATCTGAAGGTGTTAGATCAGTTTGGATACTTGCTGACTCAAGCCACAAGATATTTGAGCTTGCAAAAAGGCGTGTTTACCAGGTTGTGAGAGCAGATGGTATGAGGGTTAGCACTGATAACAAGGGCACACCAACAAAGAAGATGAAATTGGTACACAATAGTACCGGTAAGGGAAAAGAAAATG AAAACGAGGGCTCCACTGCAGACAAGCACAACACTCAGAAGGTTATTGCTGATGTGGGCATTGTGTTGGATGAGGTTTTGGAGGAGGCGCCAAAATGGAAAGTGTTACGG GAATTGTTGCAAGAGATAGCAGAAGAACAGATGAAGGGAGATCGTGAGAATGCACAAGATGAAGATGAAAGTGGCATAGTTTTAGTAACATGTAAAGATGAGCTCACATGCTTTCAGCTGCAAGAATGCATATCAAAAGACCCCCATAAG GTTATGCGAGAAGAGTGGGAGAAGTATTTGCTTGGGAAAGCTGAGCTGCATGGATTacagaaaaagaacaagaaaaaaTCTGAGCAACCAAAAGGGTTTGGTGTCCTGGATGGGGAAGTTCAAATGGGGCCTAATGAGAGTGCAGGCCCCGTTAGCATTAGCAAGCTTGAAACTAATGCCTTACTTGCAGCTGCCTCTGAATTAAGAAATATAACTAAGGAAGCTGATGTCAAGGATGGTTCAAATGTCAGCTGCACTAAAAGGGAGTTGGTAAAGGGAAAAGCAAAGGGCAAATCAAAGAAAACCACTGAAAAGAGACGAGGCAGCAATAGAAAAAATAGAAATAACGAGGGAAATGACAACGACCAAGGTACTGCTGTGGAGGCGGAAGGCCAATTAGGCAAAACCGATGAACATGCCGATATCGATGCTTCTAAGGTGTCCACAGATGATGATTTCATGTTGGCCTCTACTTCTGGTGGTGCCTGTAATTATTCATCTGATTTTAGAGGTTTGGCAAATGGCAAGCCACTACCTCCTGTGCAATTTCATGCCCTAGACAGTGACCTGCACATACTTGATGTATGGAAGCCATCTATTATCATTGTTTACCATCCAGATATAACTTTTGTTAGAGAAATTGAAGTATACAAGGCAGAAAACCCATCAAGGAAGTTAAAAGTTTACTTTCTTTTTTATGAAGATTCTACCGAGGTGCAAAAATTTGAATCTAGCATTCGCCGAGAAAATGAAGCATTTGAATCTTTGATAAGACAGAAGTCCCTAATGATGATACCCGTTGATCAG GATGGCCGTTGCATTGGACCAACTCTTGCAAATGAACCGGATCCTCTTTTGTGTCAGAACTCAATCACAAGAAAGGCAGGTGGTAAAAAGGCACCAGAGAAAGAGATGCAG GTTATTGTAGACATGAGAGAGTTCATGAGCAGTCTTCCCAATGTACTACACCAGAAAGGTATTCGTATAGTACCGGTAACCCTTGAAGTTGGTGACTATGTTCTTTCTCCTCTGATCTGTGTTGAACGAAAAAGTATCGCGGACTTGTTCCAAAGCTTTGCTTCTGGTCGTCTTTACAATCAGGTAGAGATCATGGCACGTTACTACAAGATCCCAGTTCTTCTCATAGAGTTCTCGCAAGATAAGAGCTTTTCCTTTCAG TCTGCAAGTGAGATTGGGGATGATGTCTCTCCAACAAACATAATCTCGAAGCTTTCATTGCTAGTCCTGCATTTTCCTCGGCTTCGCATAGTCTGGTCACGCAGCTTGCATGCTACCGCGGAAATATTTGTATCACTTAAAACAAATCAGGATGAACCTGATGAGAAAAAGGCCATTAGAGTTGGCGTGCCATCTGAGGATGGGATTGTGGAGGACGATGTGAG GGCTGAAAATTACAACACATCGGCCATTGAGTTCTTAAGAAGGCTTCCTGGGGTGACGGATTCGAATTATAGA